The genomic interval GGGACATGTTTACTATGCAGCTGAGAACGTGTAAGCAAACAACCCGAAAGAGCTTTCCAAACAAAATGTAAAACCTTAGGAGGGACTTTAATCTTCCACAGCATCTTCCAAACATCCTCCTCCATGGATGAGTTCCAATTACCATTGACCGACTGTAAGTGAGTATAGGCGCTTTTGACAGTGAAAAAACCAGTTGGATCCTTGTTCCAAAACCAACTATCACTCCCAAGATTAACACTCAAAGGCACCTGTTTGATGAGCTCCACATCACGGGACTCAAACAAGTCCTCAATAAGCTCCAAATCCCATTGCCTACTATCTGGCTTCATGAGTTGAGACACTTTACAGTTGACCAGTGCCGAATGATTAGATACCACACACGGGTTATCCTCAGACAAAAGCCAAGGTGTGTTTAGCACTTCAGTAGATGAACCAAATCCTATTCTCCTACGGGCACCATCTCTGAGCAATTGTTGTGACGCAAAGACACTTCGCCAAATAAAGCTCAAATTACCACCTAACTCGGCCTCCAAGAATGAACATTTAGGAAAATATCGAGCCTTATATATCTAGCCTTATATATCCGAGCCTTGTAAAATGTGTACTTTATATTGTTCttggaataattttttttcaatttacctttaaaaaaaaagataaatagcGGTAAATGTActcaaagttttaagtttgtaagtggcataatcctaatgtttatttttagcggcataagtacccaatgtttgtaaaactgtaatttttctctaatttcgtCCGTACAAACCCTGTTATTTTCTTTAACAGGCCACATATAAAGTCTAGATTCTTGATCATTGGGTCTAGACAGAAACATCTAGTATTAGTTACTTCCAAATGTtcctttaataatttaaaacggagtctgtactgacaaaactgaaaaaaatttataattttacaaatattggtacttatgccgctaaaaataaacattgggattataccgcttacaaacttaaaactttgaaTACTTACGCCGCTATTTacgttaaaaaaaatacataatgtAATTATTTATCCATAAAAACCAAATTCATGGTCATTATCATAACTCGCCAAACTATTTTGGCAGTAACTTAAGAACACTCTAgaaatatttctaaaatcaaataaaattattaaaacatgaaaaaaaaaaaatctaattactccataaatttatttttccttaattaaatttttgaataataaaataaaggttacgtatcaattaataattttatatactaATTACTTGTAAGTAACTCCAAGTCCAACCAAAACAATATAAATAGTCTCAAaatctgtaaaaaaataaataaataaaataaaataaaaattcagcGGCCATGGATAACGGCAGCGAAGACCATAGCCGATTAGAGGCTCTGAAGAAATTCGACGAGTCAAAAGCCGGAGTCAAAGGCTTAGTCGACGCCGGCCTCACCTCAATTCCAAGCTTCTTCGTTCATCCATCGGAAACCTTATCAGACCTGAAAAAACCCACTCAAAACCACACCCAAACACAATCCATACCCACAATCGACTTATCCGGCTTCGATTCCGATCGGCGCAGCGCCATAGTCGAACAAGTGAGCCGTTCAGCAAGAGAGTACGGCTTCTTTCAGATAATCAACCACGGGATCTCATCAGAGATTCTGGACCGTACGATCAAGGTAGTGAAAGGGTTTCACGAACAGCCTTTAGAAGCTAAAGAAAAGTATTATGGTAGAGGAGGTGGGACCGGGTTTAGTTACATGTCAAATGTTGACTTGTACCAATCAAAAGCTGCCAGCTGGCGTGACACGATGACTGTGAGACTTGACGCTGTGACGTTAGACACTGTTCCGGAGATTTGTAAGGAAGCGGTGGCGGTGTGGGACCGGGAAATTGTTAAGTTGGGTGAGATTGTTTTGGAACTTGTTGGGGAAGGGTTGGGATTGTGTGTGGGAAGGTTCAGGGAATTGAGTTGTTTGGGATCGAGGACTATGGTGGGACATTACTACCCGTACTGCCCGCAACCTGATCTAACGGTGGGACTTGGTTCTCATGCTGACCCGGGATTGCTGACGTTGCTTTTGCAAGATCATATGGGTGGGTTGCAAATTAAGTCTGGTGATGTGTGGATTGATGTTAAGCCTCTTCGTGGAGCTATTGTGGTCAACGTAGGAGATTTGCTTCaggtatataaataaataaataaataaatattattttatttatttttaattaattttaaaaaggtaaatatcatttttttgtaaaagttacagattggaccctgtgttttgttaaatgacaaaatagaccctgtattttctaaaatagtaaaaataggaccctgagcttaatttttgacaactttttttttaatacaaccaacttgaagacaatgcttaatacgaacagatacaaaaaatgtaaacagttttgtcatagcacaaaaatcaattcaggttcctatttgtactattttagaaaatacaaggtccattttgtcatttaacaaaatacaagatccaattggtaacttttgcaaaacaaatGGTCCAAAATTGTATTTacccattttaaaatatatatattttttttgtttttaaaatatatatttttaattttgttataaattaataaaataattgggGGCATGAATAATTTTGCTAGACTTTGACCACACATTGAAGAACGTTTTCATGCCATGCAAGTTATAACCACTTGGATGACCTAATTTAATAAACACAAAATTTGAGtattatataattcaatttttttttaggtgTGAGACATAAACTTAAtgtttcttaaaaaaaagaatatttaaaagttaattgatattatatttatgtatagatttaatttatttaaaatttaagttttatatgtattttatttaaggtagtagaatttatattgatgaaattagaaaaaaaaaatacaattttataaatattaaatattatgttgttaaaaataagtattgagtttataatattaacaaatttaaatatttataccgcTATTTACTCTtaagtttataatatataatgttttaactttcaatttacctaccaataaaaaaataaccttctatgtataagaaaataattttaaaaaaaaaaagcaattgAATAAGTTTGAATTAAAAGTTTCATACTCTATACTAATAATACAGTTGCActtctttaatttataattattaaataaatttagggTATCAATTGGATActtatagttttttttagttttcagttttattatagtttttatAGTTTTATTCAAATACTtatagtttttatatatattgactGAGATGGAGAAAGATTCGAACTTAAGATTTCatctttaaattatatttatgaccACTagatacttattatttctaatcaaTACCTATATAGacatttttagtattttcggtATACAAATAAGTTACAATTTCATTATTTAATGTAGTTATAGGTATCTCTCATAATTTTTTAAGAATGTTGCTTGTgtataaaaatatcaaaacaataaaaatttatagaaGGCCCCTATAACCTACAAAATTATAActcaaaaaatactaaaaatatatatagatattaagaaataattttttttttctaatttaatatatgaatagtattattgttgttgtaacGCCCcagtattttgccttattttacaaaaatactattttcatgcataatttgaaaagataaaaaaaataatttaaatacagttgattttaaaaaaaatcaaaatgcaacagagaaggatccttcatttgtaaaacaagatacagtaagtaaataattttaaataatgcatttccactgtgttagatttatcaactgcttaaaataaaactaaggcaccaccggcgttctagatcgtttgtccgcccgtagccgctcacagtatacgtaccagaactgaccctgctcactatacatacttccctgtctaatacctgtagggggaaagtaaggggggtgagctaaaagctcagtaaggaaatgcttatcaaacaatactatataatatcacacataccattaatgtatttattaagttttagcaatatcatacatgctcttttataactataaccaaataactgtacatatggaaacttttatcatacaagtctatactatttgttcacaccgtacacatatacagagatcataactccaatatcatactcataacataatcatatcaatactataaataataataacattatcacaacattgtcatatcatagccattacttacataacccgggcctagcctgaccctacaatatcctgggcctaatctgcccatataataacatgggcctatgcagccctaccattgttataggatagggtatctctatattcaacagtaacatcactgtatcatacccaccataacaatctcatacacgactcagtaaaatgcagggtagggtatctctacattcaacggccttatcccgtatcataccccaccatggtcccccactttacctgagacgttagcatacaacatacaacatacaacatgcaacatacaaatatatcatacaacatacaacctgaaacatacaaatacaacatacaacatatacaagtcatacaaccataatctgtgtatcaattcacaaactcatattgtgtccataccacacattctcagtaccatatacatattcataataacaaatcataaatcatatttcaatatataaagaatttaaatttatgcagataaacacatagaaaactatctaatttccttacctcaaatcccgctgcttaagagttgttatctcgtcactactacctataataagacatgggtcaaggccctaatattaaaattcgtactcttacagtacagcagaaagattactatttttgaccaacaactacactaattcagtaaaagttgtcttcataaaaattataggaaattccattatctttctaacgatataaagatcattaaaaatggattaaaactgagagagctatgattgttttactgaaactatttctgagaagaaatatggagtaacgaattatacgacttagcaaaaatacaaactttttgtattgaaaggttcagaactagaagataacatcttcatgaaagttttaggaaattaaattccctttccaatgataccaaaatctctgaaattggaattatattcaaagagatattaaaattttaccaaaacagttttggaagaacaagattcaagaaacgaattacatgatacagaaggaaactaacttttcgacgtagtataactccgaattcacgaaatgtttcttcatgaaacttatggaaaattgaataagctttgaaaccatatatagatcattaaaaatggacaagaattgagagagttatagtattttaagtgaaagtactttttctgggaatatgaaaaaaacgatttacaacaacatcagaaagatgataattttctacatagaatatcaccgaactggtgaatagtttcttgataaaaattttagatcatcgaataagctttctaacgatataaaaatcgctggaaacggatcaatattgagagagatatgactattttactaagacaataattttcagaaaaaaataaaaacgagatttcatagtttaacctaaaagttcacaacaataagtggaagaactctcttacctcttgatgactcttcttaatcagtgctagatcttgaaatctcaaattattagaatggtgatgatgatctcaatgttatgttgatgaaaatcatgagtgttgtttggcgaagagaatgaaacaagaaggaaaattataaatctttgataggtagcgagatggataacttgtaggatataggattttatg from Cannabis sativa cultivar Pink pepper isolate KNU-18-1 chromosome 4, ASM2916894v1, whole genome shotgun sequence carries:
- the LOC115714362 gene encoding 1-aminocyclopropane-1-carboxylate oxidase homolog 1 gives rise to the protein MDNGSEDHSRLEALKKFDESKAGVKGLVDAGLTSIPSFFVHPSETLSDLKKPTQNHTQTQSIPTIDLSGFDSDRRSAIVEQVSRSAREYGFFQIINHGISSEILDRTIKVVKGFHEQPLEAKEKYYGRGGGTGFSYMSNVDLYQSKAASWRDTMTVRLDAVTLDTVPEICKEAVAVWDREIVKLGEIVLELVGEGLGLCVGRFRELSCLGSRTMVGHYYPYCPQPDLTVGLGSHADPGLLTLLLQDHMGGLQIKSGDVWIDVKPLRGAIVVNVGDLLQIMSNDVYKSVDHRVLANMNREPRVSTAVFLYPSKREELYGPLPELTSKEKPQLYRQFTLTEFLRRFFTKELDEKSLKNFFKITT